A region of the Cannabis sativa cultivar Pink pepper isolate KNU-18-1 chromosome 3, ASM2916894v1, whole genome shotgun sequence genome:
CGACATTTGGTTCACCACCACTCCTTCTATCAAGGTCCCTTATCTTCAGGGACACCTCCCTTGGACCTTTCCCTTCTTTTAACCAGCACCAGAAACTCCTTCTCTCAACTTGTAGTTGTAGACTCCAACGACTCACCCCTAAGCTTGATAGTCAAACCACAATAATTGTAATCAGCGATGATATTAATGGTGGTAGAACACCACACCGAGGTTTGCTATTGATTTTGGAGGCTCTAGTCTGCCACGATCTAAACTGCATTCGTTAATTAATGTTGACCCAGATCCAGATTAGATTACCCATCAAAGTCTTGTATACCCCACTACCCCTATCActatattttattcctaaattcTTCGCCGGATTCTACTGTTTTTGGcccttttttcttttctgcCGTCTAAACCCAAAACCTGACAAAATTGAAGCTTATAATGATTCTCTCACCAATGCCTACCAaccaatcaattttttttttttaatttacaaccaCTTATTAGTCAACTTATATGCTCTCTAAGTTACAtggtttagtatttttttttctttatttgttgtaattacactattatatttataaattttttaaaaatttcaaataatttataatgatataaatatatactttttCATATTCTAATCATCCCCGGTGTTAAAAAAGTTTTACTTTATAACTATAATAAATATAGCCGTAAAAACAACATGTATATTCAAACATAAAAGTTgactaaaaatttataataacaacTTGAAAGATAGAAGtatctttttttcaatttaaaacTAATAACATAAGACGAAATgaactatatttatttataaatagtcTTCTCACCTTTCACAAATCAAATtgagaaaaaaggaaaagaaagaaatgGAACTAAAAATTGTTTCAAGTATGAACATCAAACCATCTTGTCCAACACCTTCTAACCTCAGAATTTTCAAGCTTTCTCTATTGGATCAGCTAATTCCCCAACCATACGCTCCCATTGTCCTCTTCTACCTACCAAACGACAACAATTATTCAGACCATTGTGATCAAAACGACATCTCAAATAGATTAGAATCTCTAAGAAAATCCTTATCCTCTACCCTAACCCGATTTTATCCATTAGCTGGAAAATTCAAAGACCAACTTTCAATCGAATGTAACGATGAAGGAGCTAATTACGTGGAAACCCAAGCCGTTGGCTTTTCTCTTCGACAATTTCTTAGTCATCCTGGGCCTGATCTCTTATTGGTCAATAAACTCCTTCCCTGTCAATTGGGTTCCACTGAATCAAATCTCACGGGAGCTTACGTGGCGAACATCCAGGTCAACGTCTTTGACTGTGGAGGCATTGCTCTCGGCTTATGTATTGCACACAAAATCCTAGACGGCGTCGCTTTGAGCACCTTTATTAAATCTTGGGCCGCCGAGGCCCAAGGTTTCGATAACCCGACTGGGCCCAATTTCGTGGCGGGCTCTCTCTTCCCGGCTGACGATTCATTATGGCTGAGTGATTGTTCAAAGGCGATGTTCGGTTCTTTATTCAGTAAAGGCAAGTCGATTACAAAACGGTTCGTTTTCAACTCCTCGTCCATATCGATTCTCAAGTCTCAATCCGCGAGTTCTGACGTGGAAAACCCGACCCGAGTCGAGGCGGTTTCGGGTTTCTTGTGGCGATGTTTTATGACCGCTTGTAAAGAAAAAAACGGCGTCGTAATTAGGCCTTCGTTACTAAACCATATAGTGAATCTCCGTAGAAGAACGACGCCGTATCTACCAGAGAATTCTATTGGGAATTTAGTCTGGATGGGGGTGGCGAAATCGGACGGAGTTGAGGTGGACCAAACCCAGTTGGTGAGTTTAGTGAGAGAGTCAACGGCGAGAATTGATGATGATTTTGTGAAGAGAATGATGAGAGGTGAAGAGGGAAAGTTTTGGATGATGAAATGGGTGGATGAAATAGGTGAGTTGGGATGTAGTGAGGGAGTTGATTATATGGGGGTGAGTAGTTGGTGTAGGATTGGGTTTTACGAAGCTGATTTTGGGTGGGGAAGGCCTATATGGGTGAGCAGTTTTTGTTTGAGTGGTTATTCAATGGTTATTAGTTTGGTTATTTTGGTGGATACGAGATCGGGAGATGGGATTGAAGCTTGGGTGAGTTTGGACGAAGATGATATGGCTATTGTGGAATGTAATACCCAACTTCTCCAGTTAGCTCAAGTGGATCCTAGTCCTTTGGAATTGGATTGACTGTGGCGCCTCATAATTGCTTACTTGGTTActgattttaatattatttatttaaataagtacaaatattaaaatatatcaataaaaatTTGCCACTTTCTTATGCTAAACCTTAGTGAATTGTATTTAATCTCTTGATTGCATCGATTGCACGTTAATGATCAGTTGACAAAATCAACCATTTATTAACATGTTAATCTTCAAAAAGGAATCACATGTCCTCAGCCTTTATTATATCCCATTCAAAATTGATACGTTTGAGAAATTTGACTTTTTTAATGCATATATTACACTATCTCAAATGGTAGTATCATTTAATGTTGTTAAAAATTTACACATCatctaaaaatataatagtTTACTTTTTGCACTCTTATTTCTAAAAACACTAGCATGTATAACactctttaaaatattataattatgacctcacataatattatttaacatatatcttAATTTTTAACTACAATagcttcaattttttattaaaaaaataatgaatagcATCAATGCCACAATATATAGCATCCATGCAAATTTTTAGAATGACATCTTCTTCTCTCTAATAATATAGCATCTTAATGTTTTGCCACATAATATATCTACCTCACCAAGCATCCTCTAAAGTTTTACCATTAGAAATGCtcttaagaaattttttttcctttaaatCTTTATTGTGCAAAATTAAAAGACTACTTTAATATTAATTCCCATTATACTTTTACAACCTAAAATaacaatctctctctctctctctcttctcttaatTTTCATTCTCTTCACTCATTtcattactaaataacataaatttttaatacaaACTATACTATAAGCTCGGTGATTTAGTGGTAGTTATTTTTTTGATCGGAACATTATAGAAGAATTTAATGggtaataatttttctttatttaatttttttgttggttGTTATATTTAGATTATAATGTTGTTTTAATAGTTGATCTGTTAGTTGTTActgttttatgttgttttttgtgTGAAAATAGTTGTTGGTCAAGTTTTCtacgtttttttattttttggtatttttttcgTCTGGACTGATGGTGTCCGATAAGTGTTCGATAGTGGTTCGATGGTTAGATCAGCTCCAAGGTTAGGGATGATGTGTAAATAGGCCCGATAGGGGAGTCTGATGGGTCTGATGCCTTATAGTTTGTCGATGGTCATTCCGATAATATGTCCGATGCATTTAGAATCTTGTTTTATACCCCATATCCGATGTCATGTCCGATTGGTCCGACGGTTTTATTCGATAGTTtgtgttagaatttattttgtGGGTCTGATAGgtttttgttggaatttatcaTATGTGGTCCGATGTTGGTCTGATATAGGTCCGATTGTGTCCGATGCTTGATAAATTTATGGCCTcaggatttttttttatcactaCTCTGTTAgatttttgttctaatttttaattCTGTTTAAATGTCTGTGGATGACAGGTTCAACTGTTTTTGCATT
Encoded here:
- the LOC115709239 gene encoding stemmadenine O-acetyltransferase gives rise to the protein MELKIVSSMNIKPSCPTPSNLRIFKLSLLDQLIPQPYAPIVLFYLPNDNNYSDHCDQNDISNRLESLRKSLSSTLTRFYPLAGKFKDQLSIECNDEGANYVETQAVGFSLRQFLSHPGPDLLLVNKLLPCQLGSTESNLTGAYVANIQVNVFDCGGIALGLCIAHKILDGVALSTFIKSWAAEAQGFDNPTGPNFVAGSLFPADDSLWLSDCSKAMFGSLFSKGKSITKRFVFNSSSISILKSQSASSDVENPTRVEAVSGFLWRCFMTACKEKNGVVIRPSLLNHIVNLRRRTTPYLPENSIGNLVWMGVAKSDGVEVDQTQLVSLVRESTARIDDDFVKRMMRGEEGKFWMMKWVDEIGELGCSEGVDYMGVSSWCRIGFYEADFGWGRPIWVSSFCLSGYSMVISLVILVDTRSGDGIEAWVSLDEDDMAIVECNTQLLQLAQVDPSPLELD